Genomic segment of Primulina tabacum isolate GXHZ01 chromosome 11, ASM2559414v2, whole genome shotgun sequence:
gtttttcgggttcgggttagTGCCAGGTTAGACGGGTTTCGGGTTGTGTCGGATtgggtcgcgggttgacccgattttttttttttttgaaaatattatctatattatatattgtatgtttgaacaaaatttattgtatatttataatataaattttcatcatttaatatttattttatatattttttatatttttaataattgtttatttgatttagtaaatatactttaattttctacaattaaactttcaaattcaaatcggaaattttgttattatgtgtttaaattaaaatattattataattttttatttttttgaattttttcattattttttttaaaaataaataaaattcgggttacggtgggttagacgggttgagtcgggttaGACAAGTTCGTGTTCGGGTTGTGGGTTTTCGGGTTGCTTCGGTTCGGGTTGAgttcgggttgaaaaaaaataaaaaaattcgcGGGTCGACTCGAAACCCGACCCGGTTGAGACCCCTGCTTTTTTCCTCGTTTATTGCCATTACTCAACAGCAGATTGTTTGCATCTCCCTTGTAAATGGGCTCAAGTCCAATAAGAAATATCTAAGTTGGGCCAAAGTCCAAATACAGGTACATATTTCATTCCTCTCAACGACTTTTGTTGTGTGCCCAGTACTAGTATAAAGAATCTGTTATCTAGACGACACAATTTTTTATTTCCCAAATTATcctcacaacaatatttttttctccAACTTGTTATTGCaacttatttttaatataaactcTGTCAAATTGTACTATAGTCATCactaatttctattatttattattaaattgaatataaaattaagcattttaaaaataattaaaaatttgtaTCTCGCAAATTCCAGCAATTGATTCTCGACGGTCGACTCAAACCTCGTcaagttttctagtgcaatcttGATCATGAGCAACGTCATTTCCGATCGTGGATCTTATTATATGATTGAAAAATGAGAACGATCCAGCAGATTGTTCGTACGGAGTTATAATAAGAGCTATTACCACCTAAACATCGGgttagttggagccaacattTACAACCCAAAGGATAAATCTTTAAAACCTCATACACATGAATTTGAATCATAAGACGCCCAAGAATATTTTGATCGTGTATCCAATATCGATTTATATCTCAATACAATGATAATACTAATTAGAGTTAATAGATTTAATGTTACATAATATAAACCATTATATCAACAATTAGAATAATACCTTCAGAGTAACTTGAATTCATTGTTATGAGCTATTAAAGCTTGTTGATTTAGGtagaaatgaaaaaaattttgcttttatttatttattagtaTTATTTTGATTGAAGTAAATACTTTATTATTAAAATGATTGATATTTTACACTTAATTATGTGATGTGATGATCATTATTAGAGGGGTTTTTTTCCTTCcatcttttgattttttttaatgtttatataTGTACTTTGAAATAAAGTTTGTCCACCAGTTATAAAATCTTCTTTCCTTTTTATAATCCAATTATTatcattcttttattttaataatagttttaagaataagaaaaataaataaaataaataaaagcacAACACAAATCCTAAATCAATTTTCCTCAATTTCCCTACCTCTATTTTTCTAATTCTCAAATATCTTTTCTTCTATCTGCGACCCTATCTTTAATTCATTTCTTTCAATTTTTAAGGTTTTAAtgacttaattttttttcaattgctTACCTCACCTATTTTtagattaattttataaaaaattaataaataatatatattgaaAAAGAGAATGATTAAAATTTCGATACTGACTTAAGAAAACATCTATCCACAACTTTAAAAAAAGCCAACttaacatacatacatacatacacacacacatatatatatatatatatcccgtAAATTGGTCCCACGAGTCAATTTCGACagacaaatattctatttaaatcatctataaaaaattaatttttattgtaaatataagcAAAGTTAACTGTCTCACGAACTCATGTGAATCGGTCTTcttatcaattttgtgagacaaatattttatttgagttttccataaaaaatattaatttttattgtaaatatgaacatAGTTGACCATCTCACGAATAAAtatccgtgaaaccgtctcacaaaaaacctattGTGAGAACCCGAAATTTCAGCAGTTAGCATTTTGCAGGCAGGTAGCAATATTCAGCAGCAAGGCAagaatttcagcagaagctGACAATATTCCAGTCAAAAGCTggtattttccagcagacatgTATTTTCCAACAGTTGGAAATCCAGCAGGGTATTTTCCAGCAGTTGGAAACCCAGCAtcagaagagttcagtagcgagattccagcagacagttactgattcagcttatgacttgtaactgaagcatttaacatggaataaaggttgttaatggcagattatgacCATTAATTAGGAGGCTAACAGTCACAATtctgcctataaataacacccctgaattggtgttacacaaatattgagttatcacttgaattttTGAGTTAAGAGAGTGCTTATTTTCGAGCAATAGCAACCAGTAGCGAGAGCAAGCatatttccagacttcaactgAAACTCTCCAGCAAACTACTATAAGTgcgcttatgtataaatatcttgaatccagtttgatgatttatgttttaaagcaaagttTCTGTATGTTCGATTTCTGATACCTGATTTTTGAAGTACTGAAACtcagtgaactaatggtaggaatatatattctgaacattactgattactaCTGGTCTCACCTCTTAGAGGATAGAAcgtataggggactgatatcagtttagccatgaaattcacgaacgtgctcagtgcttacttgataaatttctgattactgaatactgattccTGATTACTGATTtttgaatactgatttctgttctgaaaataagagtttctgtatattattgtattactgtttctgttgaaaacgattttCGAAAACTGgtagttattcccgcccccgcttactgagtgacaaccatatcactcatcCACCAAATCCATCTCACATAAGAGCGAGGAAAAATTGTTAGAAGAAAAAGAACATCatcagttctggggctggtgaagaagaatGTTATTTTTCTCAGTTCTGATTTATGTAATTAGATTCCGCCTGCATCTGTTAAAACAGTATTATGttcggttttacatttccgctgtaaaacatttgagtttgtatcagacattgagATATTCAGTagttatgaataaaaagaccggtttctgaattttgtacttctgagacttgttgttttcgaatgtaaatttgagagcaacgccagTGTCGACCAACCCGGTCCAGGGACGTGACACCTATTGATTGGAAAAACGAGAGGCATTCATGAGATTGAGTAGAGAATTGTTTTCTCAGTATCATTTATTGGACGTCCAAGACATGTGTAAAAGAAATATATGATGACATTAGTGAGAACATTAGAGAaaccaaatatttttatcagcatGAAAGAATAACCAATGCCTTCGAACAAAAACTAAATCGATCCTCTCTTTCTGCTAATATTTTTTGATCAATCTTCAGTCACTAAAAATTCCGACAGACGGGAGGAAATAGAGGCATACCCATCCAACAATGTTGAGACCATATCTCGATGAAAGAAGCATTATCAGTTTGCTGCTTTCCACTTAAGATTTGTAGCACCAGAACACCAATACTGTAAACATCAGTCTTTTTTGAGTATATACTCTGCCCAACAACATATAGGTATATAATTTGGTAGCAAGGAATTCAAGGAAACAGAGACCGCGGCGAACCACAGTATCTCCTGTAACCGATCTACGAATCTTTATTGGTCGCAAATCTTCCAGTGAAATGAACACCACTTCCATGTTCAACACTATTATATCCCATGTGTTCATTTTACAAATGCAGGCTATGTGAACAAAATCAACGTCAACCCATAGCACATTACTCAAcagaaaaagcacttatgcgagcTTTCGGACAAAATGCTGAAAATTTGCCCGATCAAATAATAGGCAGAAAGCAAGAAAGTCGAGACACAACTAAAATAAATAAGCTGTACCAAATAGGATTCGAAAAGCAACCGGTTCATCTTATTCGAGTGGATTATAGGTTCAAGGAATCATACACGAAAACGTAAAAGAAGCGCCTAAAGCACTTGTGCTCACGATATTGGTGGCGTATCAGAATAAAGTCACCAAAGGCAAAGGCACAATACCACTTAGAAAGACTATACAATACAACAATTGTgaaaaatcttgcacttctaaGCACAATACACCAATTTTTACTATCTTTTCCTTGCACCACAGTGTTGTCATAGCTATATTAATTTCATCAATGTAATTGACATGAGATACAAACACAAGATCAATCCAAATAATTTTACAAGAGAATCACAACAGCATAACCTCAAACTTTCACGACGAGAGGCTCGACAAAGACTCCGACCGCACATCCTTGAAATCAAAAATCTTTAGAAGTGCCAAGCCCTTGTCTTTACCCTTTTCGCTACCGTTTTCCACCACATCATGAATCCCTTCAATCACCCTTGCCTCTATTTTCCCCTTCAACTCACTCACAACCTTCTCCCCCCCACATTGCACCAAATTCAACATTGTGTAGACCGCATTCTCCTTAGTCCTATGACTCGAACCCGTGGAATTATCCAACAAATCCATCAGAACACTAACGCTCGAAGCTTTCTTGAATGCCTCCCAGCTCTCCTCACACCCTGCCACTTGTGCAATCACAGCGGTGGCATCTTCGACCAGTCCAACTCTCCCATCCTTCACTATCAATGAAAACAAAGCCTGAACAGTTCCAAGCTCAACCATTTGAGCTCTATTCATCGGATACAGAGCAATCCCGAAAAGGGCTCTAAGAGCATCCTTGATCGACCGAGCTGCCGATCCTTGATTCCTCACGATCTCCACCAGCCCGAATATGATATCCCTCTTGTGCCCGATAATGGGGCGATACGACTCGAAGCTCACAAGGCTAAAAATGGTTGCTGCAGCGCACTGGGCCGAGAAAGGGGAGGCGGGGTTGCGTAGGGCGTGGGAGAGGGCATCTAGGACCCCATGGGAAGACATGAGATGCTCTTTGCAGGATATAGACAAGTTCAACAGCGTGGCGGTGGCGTTTTCTTGAAGAATCTTCACCGGAGAATAAAGAGATTCGGCGATCAAGGGTATGGCGTTCGCCTCCGCAATTATCGGGCGGCTTTCGGGATCGTTTTTAGTAAGCAAACGCAGCTCGCAGATGGATTCGATACGGGTCTGTTCCGACACAGAACTCATCTTGGTCACCAACGATTTCACCGTTCTCCGCTTCACAATCTCCATAAGTTTCAACCGTTTCTTGGCGATTTTCTTGTCAGATTTGGAGGAGACGTGATCGAAATTATCCTTTTGTTAGGTGGGCTGACTCTAATAAAAGTCCCCACCCATTTGcactatatatattatatataggaATGAGTCGGAGGTGTGGTGATATATAGCGGGGCTGGGTCTAAACTTTTACCACTCCGCCATTCATCCACTTGAAAACTCGGGAAAAGCGAGTGGATTTTTTTGACTGCGTAAAACAGTTAAAACAGGgtttttttattcataaaatgagtgtgaattggGAAGTTTTGCGAAAATCTGCTAGTGCATGCATGCCCGCCCGCTAAAGCACATACAAGATTTTCTTGTTATTGTCGttgttattaatattatttctaATATTATTGCTATTCAGTAACCATGTTACTGGTAAATAGATTTGACACTTTAATGcacatcttcttcttctttttttttaattatttcgaaaattaaaacaatacatatttaaataaatatttttttttgaataaataaaaaagattaCATTTTTTTTGGGAGAAAAAAAATCCAATTTGGTCTCAAATGTTTATCTACAGGTCCCAATTTGATCCTTATTGTCTCAATTTATTCCTAAATCTTTTAAACTATGTCCAATTTGGTTCTTTaagctaattttttttaaaaaaatatttaatatactaTTGGTTTCATTATTATTAGAAAATAATTATACTAGGTCATGGAAATGGTTTTAGAGCTTAGAGTTTTTATTCCTgacatattaaattattattatttagtaTCTTTTATTGATGAGGAGGAGAGTTCTATCAAAATATGGATGAgcatatgttcatgatttattattttcaagtTTTATACCAAGAAAATggaataattaaaataagaagCTCTAATCAAAGTTAGATATCAAAACTAGAAATGAATCAAATTACTAAGGTAGAATTATGATTAAAAGtaatagatttataaaaatacTCTCGTATTCCTCTAAACTCTGAAAATCttcaagaaattcaaaaaaTGGTAAAATATCATGACAATCAAATATACTGTGTACCacgaaaaattgaaaaaatccTTAAGAAAAATTCTTGGAACTTTGAAGGATATTCTTGCAGCAGAAACACTTGATTTCAATATATaatgattcattaaacttttagaaatgagtcttatgaGATCAATCAAAATCATCTGGGTCATGACTTCAGCAAATACCAAAGAATCAATCATAGCCAGAGAATTGATTAGCAAGATAGCTAAAATAAAGACGACCATATTTAAAGCTCAGTTTATAGCTGGGGTATATTATTTCCATATTCAAGATACATAGAAGAAAAACAAATATACGCATGCTATGTATAGCCTTGgattacatgatatatgtttaattgattaatacattatgttattcaATAAATATAGATTGAATTTATGAGTCGAAGAAATACAACAATGCAAATTTTCTTCGCCAAAATGCCAAGTCCCTGAAGAGAAATGCTAATAAGAGAATATGTCACCGACAATCTATATACTATGGCCAAATGAGTCTCATTTTCAAATGAAAACTGATAAAATTGTGTCATATTGAAGTAttgaaaaagaattacaaatGATTAAGAGATATAAATAAACGTACTCCTCTatgttgtaaagaaaatgaCTTTCCAACAATAATTGGAAATAAGCCACaagggcaaaaaaaaaaaagttttagaTCTAGTCCTTATGATAGAAGCAAAAAAAAAGTGGATGAAGTTATTGAAAAACAAGAACAATATGGTCAAGAAAAAATCCAGATCTGATAAATCTAAACAAAGAGTGGATCATCAAGGACTGTGATGAAATATCAAGCATCGAACTCATCTTGAAGCACGAGACAGACACCAACAAAGGAAAATTTCAGAAGAGCTCACAATAgagctaatgaaagttttaaacATTGTAATTGCCGGACATGTGGAACAAGAGGTCATATTTTGATCAACTGTCCAAAAAATGATAGAAACAGAATAAGGTGCTTTGAATCAACTCTAGATGTCGAAGAAGAGATTTATCATTAAGACTTAGTTCAAATATATCAGTTGAGGAGATTTCCTCAGACgagagtatatatgaagaagtcTTGAGAAAAGAAGAATACGATGGAACATAATCAGAACTGACTGAAGATGAAGTGTTTTGACACGAAATACACGAAGATTTGTCCGGATTCTTTAGCCAAACAAGCATATCTCATAACATGATCCAAAAGGTCTTGAAAGAAAACTTAAGCCTATAGTGATATCATGGATTCTCAGCATGATATGTAAAAAAATTCTCCGGAAATTTTGGCCTAAAAAACAGAAAATATCATCTAATCTATAGGGTTTCCAGAAGGAAAATGTCAATTCTCATGGAACTAACAAGAAATCAGATGTGAATGTAATTAATTCAttttgaagaaataaaagaataattaCAGAATCGCAAGCCAAACGTAGCACGAACAATGTAATGGATTCATATCGGAGCAGTCCAGATCATGATAAAAGTTACTTTAAATGAGATTTGTTCAcctattgatattgctatatacGATAAAAAAAGAGTAATATTCAAAATTTGATACTGGGAActatctcaggaaatatttttgCAAGAAAAATTGTAAGAGTAATTTATCCAAAATTGCCTACAATCTAGCATATTGAGATTTCAGCCGAGCCTTGACGTTG
This window contains:
- the LOC142519036 gene encoding U-box domain-containing protein 17 encodes the protein MEIVKRRTVKSLVTKMSSVSEQTRIESICELRLLTKNDPESRPIIAEANAIPLIAESLYSPVKILQENATATLLNLSISCKEHLMSSHGVLDALSHALRNPASPFSAQCAAATIFSLVSFESYRPIIGHKRDIIFGLVEIVRNQGSAARSIKDALRALFGIALYPMNRAQMVELGTVQALFSLIVKDGRVGLVEDATAVIAQVAGCEESWEAFKKASSVSVLMDLLDNSTGSSHRTKENAVYTMLNLVQCGGEKVVSELKGKIEARVIEGIHDVVENGSEKGKDKGLALLKIFDFKDVRSESLSSLSS